The Brassica oleracea var. oleracea cultivar TO1000 chromosome C6, BOL, whole genome shotgun sequence genomic interval TAATGGAGAAGCTTATCTTATCCGATGATTAAACTTATTAAAACATTCCTTTAATCACAATAAAAATATGATTCAGAATGAGGGTATAATAATAATTTCATCAGATCATGAGATCTAAATAAGTGGGGAGAGTTGTTGAATATTATTATTCCTACTTCTAGAGATCCGTTGACGAAGAAAACGCCGAAGCGGACTTCTTCCACACGCGCTAACCACCACACTCCCTTCGTTATAAAATCTCCATTATTAATCGTTCGGACAAAGAAACCAAACCATCTCTCCGCAACATTCCACATCAAGAACAAGAAGAATAAGAAGATGCACGATTTCTGCTTCACTATCCCGTACGGGATGCTCCTGATGGTCGGAGGATCTATGGGTTATTTCAAGAAAGGAAGCATCGCATCTCTCGCTGGAGGTGCAGGCACTGGTCTCCTCGTCCTTCTCGCTGGTTTCATCACCCTCAAGGCTTTCGAGAAGAAGAAGAAGTCTCCTGTCTTCGCTGTCGTTCTCCAGACAGGTTTGTTCCTGTCCTAGCATCAAATCTTGTCGTGTTCCCATTTTGGATCTCGAGACCTTACGTGTGGTTTTGTTTTCTTGATACAGTGATTTCAGCTGGTCTTACGTTCGTGATGGGACAACGGTACTTGAAAACTCAGAAGATCATGCCGGCTGGTTTGGTTTCTGGGATCAGGTCATTTTCTATACAAAACATTAGCTGATAATTAATTGTTTAACTTCGGTTATAACCTTTAACAGAAAAAAAAAACTTCGGTTATAACCTGACAAACTATGTGTATGTGTGTTTGCAGTGGTCTCATGACATGTTTCTACCTATACAAGATCTTAACCGGTGGCAACCACATACCAAAAACAACAACGAAAGCTGAATGATGCTCATGCACTCTTGTTTTTTCAATGTATTCTCCAATTGTTGAGATCAAGTATATGAATTTTTGGATTTAATATACTATGTATGGTGTACACAATACTCTTTGTGTTTACGCTTTAGAGAGATTTTTTTTATGTTGGTCCTTAGGTGAACATGTTTATTCTGCATCTGAGATTATAGTTCCTAATGTAACCATCTGAAATTATAGTTTCTGATCGCTTTTAATAAATGTATTTTCTTGGTTTATATACGAAAAGCTTTGATCTGTGAGAGATAATCTCATGACTGAGTAGAAAAGATACCAAACCTATAGATACTAAGCAGGGCAAATGAAAAGATACTAAAGCAAAAGATCACACAGGTGAGATTGGTTTTTGATATTCCTGTATTTTTTCGACTTAGGGAAACAAACAATCTTGTACATGAGTTCCATATCCTAGAGAAAATGTGGAGGCTAATTAACTCATCATATGGGCTCATAACCATACTCTTTCCTGCTCTGCTTCCTGTTTCATAAGTTTCTTCATTCGTTTGCTCTAGTTTTGGTTGTGGTCTTCATTTCCTTCAGCTGAAGCAACAATGTTATATGCATTATCATCACCTATGGTGTGGCAATGTTTCAGCTGGCTCAACATCTCGATTGTCCTCCCAACAATACTATAATTATGGAAACGATTTCCTCCACCAATGGCTGTTCACTGGATTAAAACGAAGTGTAGCAGAACGAGGAGAGATATGTAATCGGTCCAAAGTGCATCTTTGTAATTTTGTTCTGATAAACAGTCCGAAATTTGAAGCCATTCTAAGCGGGAAAAGGTGTTTTGGATATTAATGCCGGTAAAATTACTCTGTTCAACCCAACCTGTGAAAACCCAACCCATATTAAACACAACCCATCTATATTATTAAAAGAGAAGTACCAATTTGAAAATGTTCTTATTTCATTAATTAAACTCCCTATTTTTTTACTTGTCTTTTTCAGTTTCATTTATAAAATATCCTAAAACGAATAAAACTGCATAATTTATTACTTGTCTTTTCAGTTACATTAATGAAATATGCTTAAATGAATTTAAACTTTCTATTTTATTGTTTGTCTTTTTCAGTTACCTTAATAAAATATCTTTAAATAAATTTGGACATAATGTCATTTAATCAACCAAAAAAACTCATGAATTATCCTTACGTGCATAATTTTAATAATGGAGATTTTAAAAAACGTGCATCATTAAAATGTTACCTAAAACATGCAGCACTAATATATAACATGCATCAATAAAACAAGAATTTGACTCACACAATTGTACGGATATTATTTTCAGTTGATTAAATTTATTAAAAAAATAATCAATTTAAATTGTTATTATCATTGAATATAATTATTTTTGACATAATTTAAATTTTCGTTTACATCAAAACTTATCATATTTTAGGATAATTTTAATTTAAAATGTAATTTTCATATTTTTTTCATATTTTTCAAACAAATTCTAAAAATATTTTTTAAATATTTTGTTATAATTTTTAAAAAAATATTGAGTTGCATTTCAAATAAAAAGGCAAATATATTAAAAATATTCTAATTAAAATATGTAAAGTTTAATATAGTTTTAAAGAAATGGTCAAAATAAAAAAAAAATTACACATAAAAAAAATCATGATTTTTGTTAAGTGGGCGGATCATTATTTATATGATATCGCACACGAAAATTTTTTTTCGGTTTTTACAATTATCTAATTAACTCTATATACTCATTTTTTTATATTTTTTTATATGATATCACATATTCGTAAAAAAATAGATAGTTTAAGATGCAAAAAAAAATATTTACTTAATGAATATAATATGAACGAATATTACGCACGGATCAGGGTCTAGTAAACATTATAATAGGATTACAAGCCCAGAGAAAAATAACTATGTAGAATATAAATATATTTACATATTATAACGCATATTTGTTGACAAAAAAAAATAAAGCATATTTAAATTTTGTTTGTTAGTATAATGCATATTTATCTATTTTGTCACAGATATCTCTGTAGTATCTCTGATGAATATGAAAAAATTAAAATAATTGGAGTTGTTAAGATGAGTAAGAGTAGAAAAAAAAATACTTAGACACTATTATATAGATGATTGAAAATTTCACTCATATTGACATTGTACACAAGATGCTGGAAAATGTTTTAAGTTTGTTATTATGTTTAAGAACAAGATGTTTATTAAAATTTTCCATTAGTTTTGGGTTAAAGGTTTGCAAGTAAATTTCTTTTGAGTTGTGGGAACATGACTTTAAATTTATAACAAGAAATTCAAACAAACATATAATCGCGGATCAAAATCTAGTTTCTTTATTAATACTTTAAATTCGTTATCAGTAGATACTAAAAATTGTTCAAGTTTTAATGTTAGATACATGAATTTAGTTGCACTCACCTACTCTATTACTATAAGATTTTGTTTGTTGAGACTTATTTTTATTAATACTTTAAAATCATTATCATAAGATACTAAAAACGATTCAGCTATTTAAAGTTAGATATTCTAATTTAGTTGCACTTATATCTAATCAATTATTGAGAAGATTTGTTTGCCGAGAAACTCTTTTTGGTAATGGTTATAGTGATGCTAAAGAATATTCTCCATCTCCAGAACTTTAACGAAAGAATATCTTATATAAAAAAAATTAATTTTTAAAAATATTTGAATGTTACCGAAATATTAGTATATATATGTTATTAAAAAATGTCGTGGTTGTTATGCTAAATAGAAAACTAAAATTTTACAATTTAAAATGAAAATATATATTCAAAATTCATTTTTGAGAATATATTGATTTGAAGTCGATTAACCAAATTCCAGTTATTGTTTTGATTTGAAACAGTTAGATTGAAAAGGAAACCAAGTAAACTGGTGTTAAAAATTAAACATATAGTCTTTTACGCCTGCTGATAAAGACAATGAAAAGCAGAAAAAAAAAAACAAAAAAACAAAACTTGAAAAAGCTCTTAAAAAACTTGACTGTTTTTAGAGAAGGAAGAAAATATGAAAGAAAGAAGAAAATAAAACAAAACTCACGCAAAGAAAAATGAGTTGATAACTCTGATTTTCAACTGAAAATCTTTGGGTAAAGTACAGATTCTAATGTACTCATAGAAACAATAGCAAAATCACTCAACTCTTTTTTCAACTCTTTTCACAATAAAAATCAATCCATATATGAATAACACTAGATCATTTCAACTCTTAGATTGAATAACAATAGATTTTAAATTCTTTTACTTATGATATTATAAATACAAGAACCAATAACACTAGATTTAAAATCTTTGGGTAAAGTACGGATTCTAATCTAGTTTTGTTATCTAGGGTAGTCCCCGATTTAAGACTCCAAAAATGAAAGAGTTACATAATAGTCGCAGTTTACTACTATTTTGTAACTACAATCATATTTTTTTCATAAAAATCATAAGATTTGCTACCATTTTGCAATCATACAATAAATATATATAGTAAAACATTTGTGATAGTATTTTGAAACTAATGTCTCACAAAATATTTTAAATACAAAAATCAATAACACTAGATTTATAAAAAGAAAATAAAATCAAAAATTGAATAACAGCAGATTTTCCTTAGATTTAAATTCTACTCAAATTTGTTAATGAATAACACCTTAATTTTTTTTACATTTTGGTTTTGACTATGTAGCTTTACATTGATCATCCTTTCAGCTTGAGATGGGCATGTGACTTTCGTGGACCGATTGTCTTCTTTCGTTATTCAGTGGCATTGGACTGGATCTGGAGACTGGAGTAGGGTGAAACCCACCTCCAACACTAACTACAATGGATACAACGTCCTATTTTCTTTCCACCTCCAACACTAACTACACCTATCGCTATGTATTCTTTCCAAACATAGGCTTTAAACTTTTGTTTGATTGAAATAACAGTTTGTGCCACACTATCTTCACAACACAAGGAAAGGTGCAATGACATTTGAAATGTTCTTGTACCATACTCGAACCATAATGGACCAGAAAACTGATTACAAAAGTTTATAAACAGAACGGTTTATCTTTTCTCTCAAATCATAAACCGAGAATTCAAAATAGTATTGATTCCCTCATTTGATATTTCTTTCGGATACTAACCAAGTAAAGCTTCTCTGTCTAATCCAAAAGGGCTAAAAAAAACATCACACCGAAAGAATTGATAATGTGTGACATCGTTGTCTTGGCTCCTCTTGAAAAGTTTCAGACACAAACTAGCTAAGCAGAAGCTTCAAATTTGATCTTGTTTCCACTGGTGTTCGATTCTCTGATCTTCCTCAAAGTCTTCTCTACTTCCATAATACGTGCCTCCAACTTCAACTCTTTCTCCCTTATCGAAAGATTCCTCAGTTTCAGTTTTTCAAGAATATCTTCTCTTCTTTTCTCATTGCATCTCCTCTTTTCACTTTCTTCGTGAAGCCAACATTCAGCTTTCTTGGCCTCATCAGCGATCGTACTCCTCTTCCCTGGAGTATCTCCAGTTTCATTAACCTCATTATCACAAACTTGCTTCGTCATCTGTTGTATGTTGCTCGCAGTTTCATCATACTCCTCGTTCTTTGCCTCTATTTTCACTGAAGCAAGCTTTTGACAAGGCCCTGAATCATCATCACTATCCATCACCTGAAACTTTCTTCTTCTTTTTCCAAGCGGCTCAGAAACATCTCCTCCAGCTTTATCTGCATCGCTATACTTCCTCCTAGATCTAATTTGAGCAATGGTCATGTTATCTTCTTCTTCTTCATCCATATAACTCTCCTCATCATCCTCTTGAGCTCCCTTCTTCTTCCAGCTTGAAGATACAAGACTGTTCACCAGCTCATCTATCTTATCTTTGTTTGCTAATCTACGCATACTAGATCTTGTGCATGTTGCCGGAAAGCCTTCTTCCAGATTTTGAACTACCTGGCTCAAAGGCAGTACCTTGGGAGATACACCAACATCATCATCATCAGTTGTTTCTTTCTGCATCTCTGAAACTGACTTCACCCACCAGTCTCTGTATCTTACAGTAACAGAACCTGAAGCAAGTCGAGAAGGCATGTACAGCTTCAAACCATCAAGGGATTTGTTGTAATCATCCCAAGCCTCCTTTTCTGTCAAGTCTCCATGACGAGTTACCAAACCAGGAAGATCCTGAGCCAAACCAAACTGCATTGCCACTATATTCGGATAGTAACTCTCCACAAAACCATCTCCAACAAGCTGAGCAACTCTCACACACCTAGCAAAAGAAGCAAACTCATCCCCAAGACTCTTATCAACAGTCACCCACTTAGCTTCTTCAACGTAAACCCGAAGTGGGTCCCAGTTCCTCAAAGTCTTAGTGTACGGACGCCACTCGAAATCATCAAACGTTAATCTCACATTCTTATGTCTTTGCTGAAGACTGTCCCATTGAGCTATTCTTGGTTCACCTTTGGGGATATCTCTAGGCTTTGGTCTCACGTTCTTGAACCTCTCCCAAGTCCATACTTGAACTAACTTCAACAAAGACTTGAGATTGAGTTTGCCATCACAGTCTCCTCCTCTACCAAAGCCACTGATTTGACCCAGATCTCTGTATACACCGGCGAGAACAGCAGGGGCAAGAGCAATCCTTTCACCTCTAGCTAAACGAACAGCAATGGGAACAACACGTTTCGAGATAGAGCGATGGGATCTCGCAGGAAAGACGTATAAGGAAAGCCACAAAACAAGGAAAGCTTCATGCTCCAGATCACCTCTACCGAAGAATCTCGAAGTCCATGGCTCTTCCCTCACAAAATCATGTCCAGCCTTCTTCTCTTGCCATGCTTTCTCCAGCTTCTCCACCGCGTCTTTCATCTCGGAGCTGTGTACAGAGTCCGAAACAGGGGAGCCCAGAACAGACAATCCAAGAAGAACCATCACATCCTCTAAAGTTATTGTTGCTTCACCCCAAGGGAACACGAAAGAGTTCGTTTCAGGAGACCATTTCTGAGAAACAGAGAGAAGCAGAGACGGGTTCTTTGTGATGTTGTAAGTCGAGGCCTTGATGGCTTCAAAGATCCCAGCTTTTCTCCATGTGGGTTCGTGTAAAGCTTCCATCTTTCCAACCCAGGAGACGAAACGACGCTCTGCTACCCAAAACCCAGATAAGGATTTTCCGGAAGACAAGCGCTTTAGCAACTCTGAAGGAGATGATGAAACAGAGAGAAGTTGACGGGGAAGCTCGGCTACGGCTACGGAAGAGGTAGCGATGGGTTTTAGGAAGTGGGTTTTGATAAAGGTGTGACCTTTCTCAGAAACCATGACTTCTTCTCTCTCTTCAGTGATGGAGTGTGATGAAGATGGGGTCGCCATGGAGAAGAAGGAGGAAGCAAGCAAAGTTAGGGATTTAGAAAGTCAAGAAGTGATCAGTGTTTGCAATGTATAGGCACAGAAAAATGGTGGAGAGTGAACGTAACACTTGCTTTATTTGGCAAACAAGCAAATGCTATTTTCTTCTTGCTCAATAAATGTTGACGGTACAACAAAAAATATTAACTGGCAAACTGTTGTATAAATTTTGGTTTTTAAATTTCGCTTTCTCTCTCTACCTAAATGATTGCATTTGTTGTGTTTACCAAAAATAATTAAAATTGATTATAAATGCATTATTTTATGTTTAATTATTTTAATAAGTTTAAATTAATACTATTTGAATAATGATAATTTTTTTTTTTGAAATTTACAACTTATTATTGGTAACTATTAAAAATTGCATAAAATAACAAAACATTTATCCTCTCAATTTTTTAATAAATGAAATTTTAGATTAAAAAAACATTTAATTATTTATATTTTTTCAACAAAAAATATTATTAACTATTCAACTAACTACAATTCGACCAATAATAAAATAGATTGCATTATACGGTTAGTCATATAACATAAATTGTTAATAAATTTTCACTACAAGAAAACATAATCTTAACGAGGGCGGTTTTTCTCGTGAGTTCGTCGTAAAAGAGGCTTTACGACGAATTAGCGAGGAACCGCGTTTGCTCGTTACTCATCTGTCGTAACACATATTTCCTCGCTAATTCGTCGTAACTTAGCGAGGAATATATTTCGTCGTAAAGACGAAGTAGATCATTTCGTCGTAAAGACCACGTCAATATTCCACGTAATGAGGTCGCTATATTTCCTCGTAAATACCTCGAAACGAGTTCCTCGTAAACTACACGTAAATNNNNNNNNNNNNNNNNNNNNNNNNNNNNNNNNNNNNNNNNNNNNNNNNNNNNNNNNNNNNNNNNNNNNNNNNNNNNNNNNNNNNNNNNNNNNNNNNNNNNNNNNNNNNNNNNNNNNNNNNNNNNNNNNNNNNNNNNNNNNNNNNNNNNNNNNNNNNNNNNNNNNNNNNNNNNNNNNNNNNNNNNNNNNNNNNNNNNNNNNNNNNNNNNNNNNNNNNNNNNNNNNNNNNNNNNNNNNNNNNNNNNNNNNNNNNNNNNNNNNNNNNNNNNNNNNNNNNNNNNNNNNNNNNNNNNNNNNNNNNNNNNNNNNNNNNNNNNNNNNNNNNNNNNNNNNNNNNNNNNNNNNNNNNNNNNNNNNNNNNNNNNNNNNNNNNNNNNNNNNNNNNNNNNNNNNNNNNNNNNNNNNNNNNNNNNNNNNNNNNNNNNNNNNNNNNNNNNNNNNNNNNNNNNNNNNNNNNNNNNNNNNNNNNNNNNNNNNNNNNNNNNNNNNNNNNNNNNNNNNNNNNNNNNNNNNNNNNNNNNNNNNNNNNNNNNNNNNNNNNNNNNNNNNNNNNNNNNNNNNNNNNNNNNNNNNNNNNNNNNNNNNNNNNNNNNNNNNNNNNNNNNNNNNNNNNNNNNNNNNNNNNNNNNNNNNNNNNNNNNNNNNNNNNNNNNNNNNNNNNNNNNNNNNNNNNNNNNNNNNNNNNNNNNNNNNNNNNNNNNNNNNNNNNNNNNNNNNNNNNNNNNNNNNNNNNNNNNNNNNNNNNNNNNNNNNNNNNNNNNNNNNNNNNNNNNNNNNNNNNNNNNNNNNNNNNNNNNNNNNNNNNNNNNNNNNNNNNNNNNNNNNNNNNNNNNNNNNNNNNNNNNNNNNNNNNNNNNNNNNNNNNNNNNNNNNNNNNNNNNNNNNNNNNNNNNNNNNNNNNNNNNNNNNNNNNNNNNNNNNNNNNNNNNNNNNNNNNNNNNNNNNNNNNNNNNNNNNNNNNNNNNNNNNNNNNNNNNNNNNNNNNNNNNNNNNNNNNNNNNNNNNNNNNNNNNNNNNNNNNNNNNNNNNNNNNNNNNNNNNNNNNNNNNNNNNNNNNNNNNNNNNNNNNNNNNNNNNNNNNNNNNNNNNNNNNNNNNNNNNNNNNNNNNNNNNNNNNNNNNNNNNNNNNNNNNNNNNNNNNNNNNNNNNNNNNNNNNNNNNNNNNNNNNNNNNNNNNNNNNNNNNNNNNNNNNNNNNNNNNNNNNNNNNNNNNNNNNNNNNNNNNNNNNNNNNNNNNNNNNNNNNNNNNNNNNNNNNNNNNNNNNNNNNNNNNNNNNNNNNNNNNNNNNNNNNNNNNNNNNNNNNNNNNNNNNNNNNNNNNNNNNNNNNNNNNNNNNNNNNNNNNNNNNNNNNNNNNNNNNNNNNNNNNNNNNNNNNNNNNNNNNNNNNNNNNNNNNNNNNNNNNNNNNNNNNNNNNNNNNNNNNNNNNNNNNNNNNNNNNNNNNNNNNNNNNNNNNNNNNNNNNNNNNNNNNNNNNNNNNNNNNNNNNNNNNNNNNNNNNNNNNNNNNNNNNNNNNNNNNNNNNNNNNNNNNNNNNNNNNNNNNNNNNNNNNNNNNNNNNNNNNNNNNNNNNNNNNNNNNNNNNNNNNNNNNNNNNNNNNNNNNNNNNNNNNNNNNNNNNNNNNNNNNNNNNNNNNNNNNNNNNNNNNNNNNNNNNNNNNNNNNNNNNNNCTCACCGAAGATCTCTCTGTAATGGGCAGTAAGTCTTCCTTTTCGAACCTGAGAAAAAAATTAAATTTTTAAAATTAACATCAACAGTATATTTCCCAACATTATCCACCTAATGAACACTAAATAACATAAAATCCGTAAACCTATCTAAATTCCCTATACTAACCACCTAATCTATCCTAAACTAACCAAATTAGAGAGGTTTACCATTGCTACGAAATGGAGAGGAAGTGGAGAGGAAGTAGAGAGGAAAGAAAGAGTGAGCGTTCGGGGATATATATAAGATTACGTATCGTCGCAAATTCGTCGTAAAGTTATGACGAAATAACGAGCTGTTACAAAGGCCCGTGTTTTTCAATACGAGGAAATTGCGAGGAATCACAAATGCCCGTGTTTTTATATACGAGGTATTAACGACGATTTTGCTTACGTGGAATTAACAAACCTTGCTTTCCTATAAATATACCCACAACTCTCATTCTCAAACCACACACAAACTCCCAAATCACACCCTATCTCAAATCACATTCCTCAGCAAAATCCTANNNNNNNNNNNNNNNNNTATATTTGAAAAAATAGGAAAAGGAGAAGATATTAGAATTCATGTGGGTGAGACTTACGTATTATAATTGCTGGAAGTCTTGCCACATGTTAATCTGGTATTTTTCTCCTTTTCCTTTTTTTCTAGTTTTTACACTACGAGGTATTTACGACGATTTCTGCTTACGTGGTCTTTACGACGATTTGGGCTTACGTGGAATTAACGAGTGTTATGTTTAAATCCCTAAAATCCGAAACCTCTAAACCCCAAACCCCAAACTCCAAACCCCAAACCCCAAACCCCATATTCCAAACCCCAAACCCCAAACCCCTCCGGGAGGAAATATCTTCTCCAAGTTGCACAATAAGATGGGAATGTTCTCCTGAAGCTGTTCCACGACTTCTTCTTTAAGAGTGTGTGCGCTCAGATCCCTGAAAAATGTTCCAATGCCTTTTATATTCGAAAAAAAATTAAACACATTGTTAGTCATATATTATTTTGTAAATTATTGTGATATAATACACTACGTACCTGCAAGTGCTTCATGTACGTTTGTTGGAAGTAGCTCCGCAAATGCAAAGGGCAGTAGTCGTTGCATAAATACATGACAATCATGACTCTTCATCCCGGAGAACTTTTGACCCTTTTCAACACATCTAGAGAGATTCGAAACATACCCATCGGGGAACTTCACTTCTGATGCCACCCAGTTGAACAACACCGACTTTTTTTCTGAAGATAATCTGAATATCGGAACGGGAACTTGTCCATTGCTTTTAATATGTAACTCGCTTCTTGAGCAAATATCCGGCAAGTCCAACCTCGATTTTATGTTGTCTTTTGTCTTCCCTGGGACATTCAATATTGTATTCATGATGTTCTCAAAGAAATTCTTCTCTATATGCATCACATCGAGGTTGTGGCGCAGAAGAAGATCCTTCCAATATGGCAACTCCCAAAATATACTCTTCTTGTGCCAGTTGTGATGAACACCGTAAGAATCTGGCATATTACGAGGGACATGCCAATTACCACCCCAACGAACTGTTTCGTTAGCTCCGTAGTAGTCGATTTGCGCTTCAATTTGTTCTCCAGTTAGATATGGAGGAGGAGTGTCTCTCACAACCCTTTTGTGCCTAAACAAATTCTTGTTTCTTCGGTAAGGATGGCCAATGTGAAGAAATCGACGGTGACAATCAAACCAACTTGTCTTCCTACCATTCTTCAGTTGAAACGCATCTGTCGTTCCATTACAATATGGACAAGCTAATCTCCCATGTGTAGTCCATCCAGACAACATCCCATAGGCAGGGAAATCACTTATGGTCCACAAAAGCATCGCTCGCATCGTAAAATTCGTCTTCGTTGAACAGTCATACGTCCTCACCCCTGTTGACCACAAATCCTTCAACTTTTTTATCAGTGGTTGTAGGAAAACATCCAGGGACCTTTTTGGATGGTTCGGACCAGGTATTAATATGGTCAAGAATAGTAACTCCCGTTGCATGCACATCTCCGGTGGCAGGTTGTATGGAGTAAGAAAGACTGGCCACAATGAATATTGTCTCCCTGACATTCCGAACGGACTAAATCCATCTGTGCATAATCCGAGATACACATTCCGGATATTGCTAGCGAAATCTGGATGTACTTTGTTGAAATGTTTCCAGGCTCTTGCATCTGATGGATGAGTCATCTCACCATCCGTCTGAGTATGCTCGGCATGCCATCTCATCTTTCCAGCAGTCTGCTCTGATTGATACAATCTTTTCAATCTGTCTGTAATTGGTAGGTACCACATCCTTTGGTACGGTACCCTATTACGTCCCCGTCCTTGCGGCTTGAATCGTGGCTTCTTGCATAATCGACATTCTTCTAGCTTCTCATCATCTCTCCAATAGATCATGCAGTTGTCGATGCAAACATCTATCATCTCCGAACGCAACCCAAGACTGTAAACCAGTTTCTGAATCTCATAATAAGAATCAGCAGCCACATTGTCTTCCGGCAATACTCTTTAAACAAGTCCGCCCATTCGTTCATGCAACTTTCAGGTAGATTGTGATCAGTTTTAATATTCATCATTCTAGCAGCTAACGACAATTTAGAGAGACCTTCTCTACA includes:
- the LOC106296626 gene encoding protein FATTY ACID EXPORT 5 is translated as MHDFCFTIPYGMLLMVGGSMGYFKKGSIASLAGGAGTGLLVLLAGFITLKAFEKKKKSPVFAVVLQTVISAGLTFVMGQRYLKTQKIMPAGLVSGISGLMTCFYLYKILTGGNHIPKTTTKAE
- the LOC106298741 gene encoding uncharacterized protein LOC106298741, with protein sequence MATPSSSHSITEEREEVMVSEKGHTFIKTHFLKPIATSSVAVAELPRQLLSVSSSPSELLKRLSSGKSLSGFWVAERRFVSWVGKMEALHEPTWRKAGIFEAIKASTYNITKNPSLLLSVSQKWSPETNSFVFPWGEATITLEDVMVLLGLSVLGSPVSDSVHSSEMKDAVEKLEKAWQEKKAGHDFVREEPWTSRFFGRGDLEHEAFLVLWLSLYVFPARSHRSISKRVVPIAVRLARGERIALAPAVLAGVYRDLGQISGFGRGGDCDGKLNLKSLLKLVQVWTWERFKNVRPKPRDIPKGEPRIAQWDSLQQRHKNVRLTFDDFEWRPYTKTLRNWDPLRVYVEEAKWVTVDKSLGDEFASFARCVRVAQLVGDGFVESYYPNIVAMQFGLAQDLPGLVTRHGDLTEKEAWDDYNKSLDGLKLYMPSRLASGSVTVRYRDWWVKSVSEMQKETTDDDDVGVSPKVLPLSQVVQNLEEGFPATCTRSSMRRLANKDKIDELVNSLVSSSWKKKGAQEDDEESYMDEEEEDNMTIAQIRSRRKYSDADKAGGDVSEPLGKRRRKFQVMDSDDDSGPCQKLASVKIEAKNEEYDETASNIQQMTKQVCDNEVNETGDTPGKRSTIADEAKKAECWLHEESEKRRCNEKRREDILEKLKLRNLSIREKELKLEARIMEVEKTLRKIRESNTSGNKIKFEASA